Proteins from one Entomospira culicis genomic window:
- a CDS encoding bifunctional metallophosphatase/5'-nucleotidase codes for MLLDQQQNIHYDQLLAYKLALEEQGHQVILLDSGNTIQGSLFTNMKKGETTIEVMNMVGYDAINVGYHDMIFGDQQWRNLHQIASFPILSSNLIWNEDPITLPYTMFTVDQLKIAVVGLTSPRVVEINQHQLSESRIIDPFAHITSQLEELSTQADHIILMTSLGENSSEMASRIITLFPDILLIIDSDHILLDSDGEIVQNSLIINNVRYAKSMNHTTLTIQDNQILTVHNKRLTTEDLHLNEAQQQHPAVQEVRALMQRLRAEAEALTQETIILLPQRLNGEKESVRTRQTLLGSIITDSFRLMSNADIAFINGGAIRASLPKGEISYANIFNVMPFDNSIIIITLTGQQIKEALEHSVSQLPEDFSGLLHVSGLTYNYIVTPEGNSVLDIWFHQRPLNLTKNYKVAITTFLHQGGDGFSVFEQPIEEEIDKDINLFTSYISSYPYDTIYNTALLPRALRLLETKS; via the coding sequence ATGCTCTTAGATCAGCAACAAAATATTCACTATGATCAACTCCTTGCCTATAAACTTGCACTAGAAGAGCAAGGGCATCAGGTTATCCTCCTAGACTCAGGCAATACCATTCAGGGCTCTCTGTTCACCAACATGAAAAAAGGCGAGACCACCATCGAGGTGATGAATATGGTAGGTTATGATGCCATCAATGTCGGCTACCACGATATGATCTTTGGCGATCAGCAATGGCGTAATCTTCATCAAATTGCCTCCTTTCCGATCCTTAGCAGTAACTTAATCTGGAATGAAGATCCGATCACCTTACCCTATACGATGTTTACTGTCGATCAGTTAAAGATCGCTGTGGTGGGATTAACCTCCCCCCGCGTTGTAGAGATCAACCAACATCAGCTTAGTGAATCTCGCATCATTGATCCCTTTGCGCACATTACCTCTCAACTAGAAGAGCTTAGTACCCAAGCCGATCATATCATCCTCATGACCAGTTTGGGCGAAAATTCCAGCGAAATGGCAAGTCGCATTATTACCCTCTTTCCTGATATCCTACTCATCATCGATAGCGATCACATTCTCCTTGATTCCGATGGGGAGATTGTACAAAATTCCTTGATTATCAATAATGTGCGCTATGCAAAGTCGATGAACCACACCACACTAACCATCCAAGATAATCAAATTCTCACCGTGCATAACAAGCGCTTAACTACCGAAGATTTACACCTCAACGAAGCGCAACAACAGCATCCGGCTGTGCAAGAAGTGCGCGCACTCATGCAACGCTTACGTGCCGAAGCAGAAGCGCTCACCCAAGAGACGATCATCCTCCTTCCTCAACGACTCAATGGCGAAAAAGAGAGCGTGCGCACACGTCAAACGCTCCTAGGTAGCATAATCACTGACAGTTTTCGTCTCATGAGCAACGCCGATATCGCCTTTATTAATGGTGGAGCCATCCGTGCATCCCTCCCCAAAGGCGAGATCAGCTATGCCAATATTTTCAATGTGATGCCTTTTGACAACTCCATTATTATTATCACCTTGACTGGCCAGCAAATTAAAGAGGCACTAGAGCACAGTGTTAGCCAATTACCCGAGGATTTTAGCGGGCTTCTCCATGTTTCTGGTCTCACATATAATTATATAGTTACTCCTGAAGGTAACAGCGTCTTAGACATTTGGTTCCATCAGCGCCCGCTCAATCTTACCAAAAACTACAAAGTTGCTATCACGACCTTCTTGCATCAAGGCGGCGACGGTTTTAGCGTCTTTGAACAACCCATTGAAGAGGAGATCGACAAAGATATCAATCTCTTCACCTCTTATATCTCTAGCTATCCCTACGACACGATCTACAACACTGCGCTTCTGCCTCGCGCGCTACGCTTACTAGAGACAAAATCCTAA
- the hrpA gene encoding ATP-dependent RNA helicase HrpA — protein sequence MKASQKQHIRQWSIERQKERWAKRPALLYPDNLPILQIKEEILAQLKTHQVLIIAAETGSGKSTQLPKILLEAGMGKHGKIACIQPRRIATTSIAKRIAYELKENLGQSVGYRIRFDDKSHPQTFIQVMTDGMLLSEIHHDHHLLEYDAVIVDEAHERSLNIDLLLGLLKKILVHRPHFKILIASATIDTERFSTFFHQAPILLAKGRHYVVEIRYQEPTHKEEDILEQALRALESIALESTSDDVLIFLPTEDFIKNFIELAKKASSKEKRTFLPLYARLSQSEQQLIFEHVEGRKVIVATNIAETSITLPNIRYVIDAGLARINQYSAQSRIQNLPIVPISQASANQRAGRCGRVSNGICIRLYSEEDFHSRAPHTEPEIKRANLAETILRMMAMHIKEPEAFEFIDQPQQRLFNEGFKTLFELQAIPSLKKSQRKLTPLGRAMSHLPLDPRLARMLIAADEEGALEEVTIIAAALSVMDLRSVPEDKREVAKAIHQTFHQSASDLLWYLQLYDKAIERKVISQNQLKRFCQEQYLHPMRVNEWLSLTEQIRNLMQERGYKPSAVGKERPWQGATKERFPIGYIAIHRAILTGYLSQIGVYQPAEEKQTYKKNQKDRPKKQAHYLDMRMQEFSLFPTSSLLSQGWQWVFATKMWRTSRLFAREVASIDPQWLEDLAKHLIQKRASLPVYSEKSQEVVCTETHYLYSYPIAQYPNRSYLAYNPEQATLLFVTQALTQPEMITTLLEEELFAFLRHNVALQESLATSQAKLRRETILLDKEAIVQFYLPKMKGIASVVALRKKLQQDLAWEASLYLKESDLAIDPDLLAELQAYPSQVIVEEQAIVMEYRFAPNQPTDGVTAILTPKQVAELTDMDALLWQPMGLFVEKITAMIKALPKPSRIKLHPTAQSVKTIHQSMPKNGNLFTQLQHFCQEAFHVQISKELWQEAYGKIEDRLKMHYAVRHTPNEEDDLARAEELGSLKKLSFSQAKAQDFAQLAKRWHQENLQTWPTHHPTIPPVIAVTNSAGEVYGQAYPALFYHDNTEQISLKLFEDRPSAENAHLAGIEALVLKLLKSELSALKKNFQLKERHPHLGYWASYKEANRLFENYTRMQYVRLGAIRTQQAFEALDSATARQALWQDVAQDFTAFTTSLELYHEAREKLSRAKSKGNSLPDLERLEQNLAFLAGKSAWLWMSQAKVRRLPQLLKIWHLRFDRALANLPKDREKALPFAPYHQKIHHYSTINPSHIQIELLKQLSHILYEVELKQLLPESKNLLFSKKELEEIAIML from the coding sequence ATGAAAGCATCCCAAAAACAACATATTCGGCAGTGGTCGATAGAGCGACAAAAAGAGCGTTGGGCTAAGCGTCCAGCGCTTCTCTATCCCGATAATCTCCCTATTCTCCAGATAAAAGAAGAGATTCTTGCTCAGCTTAAAACACATCAAGTACTCATCATCGCTGCCGAGACCGGTAGTGGTAAGAGCACCCAACTACCCAAAATTCTTTTAGAGGCGGGCATGGGCAAGCATGGGAAAATTGCGTGTATTCAACCTAGACGTATCGCCACCACTTCCATCGCCAAACGTATTGCGTATGAGCTCAAAGAAAATCTTGGGCAGAGTGTAGGCTATCGTATTCGCTTTGATGACAAGAGCCATCCGCAGACTTTTATCCAAGTGATGACCGACGGGATGCTTCTCTCCGAGATCCATCACGATCACCACCTCTTGGAGTACGATGCCGTCATTGTCGACGAGGCACACGAACGTAGCCTCAACATCGATCTCCTCTTAGGATTACTCAAAAAGATCCTTGTACACCGCCCTCACTTCAAGATTCTCATCGCATCGGCAACCATCGACACCGAGCGCTTTTCAACATTTTTTCACCAAGCACCTATCCTCTTAGCCAAAGGCCGCCACTACGTAGTAGAAATTCGCTACCAAGAACCCACCCACAAAGAAGAAGATATCTTAGAGCAAGCCCTGCGCGCCTTAGAGAGCATCGCATTGGAATCTACCAGTGATGATGTCTTGATCTTTTTGCCTACGGAAGATTTTATTAAAAATTTTATCGAGCTAGCAAAAAAAGCATCCAGCAAAGAAAAACGCACCTTCTTACCGCTCTATGCGCGCCTAAGCCAGAGCGAACAGCAACTCATCTTTGAGCATGTCGAAGGGCGTAAGGTCATCGTGGCTACCAACATTGCCGAGACCTCGATTACACTGCCTAATATCCGTTATGTTATCGACGCGGGACTGGCGCGTATCAACCAATACTCCGCCCAATCACGTATCCAAAACCTCCCCATTGTGCCGATCAGTCAGGCCTCTGCCAACCAGCGCGCCGGACGTTGTGGTCGTGTAAGTAACGGTATTTGTATTCGGCTCTACAGCGAAGAGGATTTTCATAGTCGTGCGCCCCACACCGAACCCGAAATCAAACGGGCTAATCTTGCCGAAACCATCTTGCGTATGATGGCGATGCACATCAAAGAACCCGAAGCATTCGAATTTATCGATCAACCGCAACAGCGTCTCTTTAACGAGGGCTTTAAAACCCTATTTGAACTTCAAGCGATTCCGTCCCTTAAAAAATCGCAACGCAAATTGACTCCCCTTGGGCGTGCCATGAGCCATCTCCCCCTCGATCCGCGCCTAGCGCGCATGCTCATCGCCGCCGATGAAGAGGGCGCGCTAGAAGAAGTTACCATCATCGCCGCCGCCCTCTCGGTGATGGATCTGCGTAGTGTCCCCGAAGATAAACGTGAGGTAGCTAAAGCCATCCACCAAACATTCCATCAGAGTGCTAGCGATCTCCTGTGGTACCTTCAATTATACGATAAAGCCATTGAACGTAAAGTGATAAGCCAGAATCAACTCAAACGCTTCTGCCAAGAACAGTACCTGCATCCCATGCGCGTCAATGAGTGGCTCTCGCTCACCGAGCAGATCCGAAACCTCATGCAAGAACGTGGCTACAAGCCCTCGGCTGTGGGCAAAGAGCGCCCTTGGCAAGGCGCCACCAAAGAGAGATTCCCCATCGGGTATATTGCAATCCATCGAGCTATCTTAACGGGTTACTTGAGTCAAATCGGTGTCTATCAACCTGCTGAGGAGAAGCAAACCTACAAGAAAAATCAAAAGGATCGCCCTAAAAAACAAGCGCACTACCTTGATATGCGCATGCAAGAATTCTCTCTCTTCCCGACAAGCTCCCTGCTTAGTCAAGGCTGGCAATGGGTCTTTGCCACCAAGATGTGGCGAACCTCGCGCCTCTTTGCCCGCGAAGTTGCCAGCATCGATCCCCAATGGCTGGAGGATCTTGCCAAGCACCTCATCCAAAAGCGCGCAAGCTTACCTGTCTATAGCGAGAAGAGCCAAGAGGTTGTCTGCACCGAGACCCACTACCTCTACTCCTACCCTATCGCGCAATACCCGAATCGAAGCTATCTTGCCTACAATCCAGAACAGGCAACGCTCCTATTTGTTACCCAAGCGCTCACCCAGCCCGAAATGATTACCACGCTCTTAGAGGAAGAGCTATTTGCCTTTTTACGCCACAATGTCGCACTTCAAGAGAGCCTTGCCACTAGCCAAGCCAAGCTTCGCCGAGAGACCATTCTTCTGGATAAAGAGGCAATTGTGCAATTTTATCTGCCTAAAATGAAGGGCATTGCTAGCGTCGTGGCGCTACGCAAAAAGCTTCAACAAGATTTAGCGTGGGAGGCGAGTCTCTACCTCAAAGAGAGCGATTTGGCGATCGATCCCGATCTCCTTGCCGAACTCCAAGCCTATCCCAGCCAAGTGATCGTAGAGGAGCAGGCGATCGTCATGGAGTATCGCTTTGCCCCCAACCAGCCCACCGATGGCGTTACTGCGATCCTCACCCCCAAGCAAGTCGCGGAGCTTACCGATATGGATGCCCTCCTTTGGCAACCAATGGGTCTCTTTGTGGAGAAAATCACCGCGATGATCAAAGCACTCCCCAAGCCCTCACGCATCAAACTCCACCCCACCGCGCAGAGCGTAAAGACCATCCACCAATCGATGCCTAAAAATGGCAATCTCTTTACCCAGCTTCAACATTTTTGTCAAGAAGCCTTCCATGTGCAGATCTCCAAAGAGCTTTGGCAAGAGGCTTATGGCAAGATAGAAGATCGTCTCAAGATGCATTATGCTGTGCGCCACACTCCCAACGAAGAGGACGATCTCGCTCGCGCAGAAGAGCTGGGCAGTTTAAAAAAACTCTCCTTTTCTCAAGCTAAAGCCCAAGATTTCGCGCAACTTGCCAAGCGCTGGCATCAAGAGAATTTGCAAACCTGGCCGACCCATCACCCCACCATCCCACCCGTGATTGCCGTAACCAACAGCGCGGGCGAGGTCTACGGACAAGCCTATCCAGCGCTCTTTTATCATGATAACACCGAGCAAATCTCTCTTAAGCTCTTTGAGGATCGTCCAAGTGCCGAGAATGCGCACCTTGCCGGCATCGAAGCGCTCGTGCTAAAGCTCCTAAAAAGTGAACTATCTGCCCTAAAGAAGAATTTTCAGCTCAAAGAACGCCACCCCCACTTGGGCTATTGGGCGAGTTACAAAGAGGCAAATCGTCTCTTTGAGAACTACACGCGCATGCAATACGTTCGTCTAGGTGCGATTCGCACCCAACAAGCCTTTGAGGCGCTTGATAGCGCAACTGCCCGTCAAGCGCTCTGGCAAGATGTGGCACAAGATTTTACCGCCTTTACCACCTCGTTGGAGCTATACCATGAGGCAAGAGAGAAGCTTTCTCGCGCCAAGAGCAAAGGCAATTCCCTACCTGATCTGGAGAGATTAGAACAAAATCTTGCATTTTTAGCCGGAAAGTCCGCTTGGTTGTGGATGTCGCAAGCCAAAGTGCGTCGGCTACCCCAGCTCCTCAAAATTTGGCATCTAAGATTCGATCGTGCCCTCGCAAACCTACCCAAAGATCGCGAAAAAGCCCTGCCCTTCGCCCCCTATCACCAAAAAATTCATCACTATAGCACGATTAATCCTAGCCACATCCAAATCGAACTCCTCAAGCAACTAAGCCACATTCTCTACGAAGTGGAGCTCAAACAGCTCCTGCCCGAGAGCAAAAATTTGCTTTTTTCAAAAAAAGAGCTCGAAGAAATTGCAATTATGTTGTAA
- the guaD gene encoding guanine deaminase: MHTHYDFALRGRIFTFRANPFTVGDEASYHYYEDGVLLIKLDKIVDVGSYQDFELLEQKVIQFDKNYIIMPSFIDSHLHYPQWEAIGGFGEDLLQWLDKYAFKAEAKYHDINYAKAQAKQFLLNLIDNGITAAGVYCSSHPESVEALFEAADEANLHITAGQVWMDRHAPKSIIRPAKQSYDETLALIEKWHNHGNLRYALTPRFPITSSEEQLELAQALVKKYPDLTIQSHIDENSQEVAKTLELFPKAKSYADIFDQYNLLTPRTVLGHGNLLSEEEINLLADRKSSIAHCPSSNEFLGNTPLNLFGLQCQRPDLNISLASDIGAGTSLCPWHTMAAAYRASRSHRHALSPIKALYLHTLGGAESLSIDQITGKFAPGYQADIAIINTHATRALSQRMQTVENLDEEFFVLMTLGEASTIDRLYVSGVKLK; encoded by the coding sequence ATGCATACTCACTACGATTTTGCCCTACGCGGACGCATTTTTACCTTTCGCGCCAATCCTTTTACCGTTGGCGACGAAGCTTCTTATCACTACTACGAGGATGGCGTACTACTCATTAAGCTAGATAAGATTGTTGATGTAGGTAGCTACCAAGATTTTGAATTATTAGAGCAAAAGGTTATCCAATTTGATAAAAATTATATCATTATGCCTAGCTTCATCGATAGCCACTTGCACTATCCCCAGTGGGAGGCGATTGGTGGATTTGGCGAAGATCTCCTTCAATGGCTCGACAAATACGCCTTTAAGGCCGAGGCAAAGTATCACGATATTAATTATGCGAAAGCGCAAGCTAAGCAATTTCTTCTCAACCTGATCGACAATGGCATTACCGCGGCCGGTGTTTACTGTAGTAGCCACCCCGAGAGTGTCGAGGCACTCTTTGAGGCTGCCGATGAGGCGAATTTGCATATCACCGCCGGACAAGTTTGGATGGATCGCCATGCCCCAAAGAGCATCATTCGCCCGGCTAAGCAGAGCTACGACGAGACGCTTGCCCTTATCGAGAAGTGGCATAATCACGGCAACTTACGCTACGCGCTAACACCGCGCTTTCCTATCACCAGTAGTGAGGAACAATTAGAGTTAGCACAGGCACTTGTAAAGAAATATCCTGATCTGACGATTCAGTCGCACATCGACGAGAATAGCCAAGAAGTCGCCAAGACGCTCGAACTCTTCCCCAAGGCTAAGAGCTATGCCGATATCTTTGATCAATATAATCTGCTCACGCCAAGAACGGTTTTGGGACACGGCAACCTCCTCTCCGAGGAAGAGATTAACCTCCTTGCTGACCGAAAGAGCTCTATCGCGCACTGCCCTAGCTCAAACGAATTCTTAGGCAATACCCCGTTGAACCTCTTTGGCTTACAGTGCCAACGCCCCGATCTTAACATATCCCTTGCCAGCGACATTGGTGCAGGAACATCGCTCTGCCCATGGCATACCATGGCAGCCGCCTATCGTGCTAGCCGTAGCCATCGCCACGCATTGAGCCCGATTAAAGCTTTGTATCTCCATACCTTAGGTGGAGCCGAGAGCCTCTCTATCGATCAGATAACAGGTAAATTCGCACCGGGCTATCAAGCCGATATCGCTATTATTAACACTCACGCCACCCGCGCCCTTAGCCAACGCATGCAGACAGTGGAGAACCTTGACGAAGAGTTCTTTGTCTTGATGACTTTAGGCGAGGCCAGCACCATCGATCGGCTCTACGTCTCGGGGGTAAAATTAAAATAA
- the rsgA gene encoding ribosome small subunit-dependent GTPase A: protein MKARLFYGRAGRFGVQLEGEEALRHVQIKGKRLQGVDEYNPLAPGDWVELDKDLLIIRRIERTNALQRFNWKQNKPQTFCANIDLVFCVLASKSPEFHVRFLDRLLIAAEEGGVEPVIVINKIDEGIEHLSEYLALYQNLGYTLVLASALHGDGLEQLRALAKDKLVGLWGASGVGKSTLLNALEPNIQQETAAVNRKWNRGNHTTNFATFLPKSNGGYWVDTPGMRDFTPFVPSQEELVLAMPEIQELAHHCPFSNCQHLDEQECAVKDGVEQGTIALTRYQSYVKVLEESTSYRKKW, encoded by the coding sequence ATGAAAGCCAGACTCTTTTATGGACGTGCAGGGCGCTTTGGCGTGCAACTTGAGGGTGAAGAGGCGTTGCGCCACGTGCAGATTAAGGGTAAGCGCCTGCAAGGTGTCGACGAATATAATCCCCTCGCTCCCGGTGATTGGGTGGAGCTGGATAAGGATCTCCTCATTATCCGACGTATCGAACGTACTAATGCGCTTCAGCGGTTTAATTGGAAGCAGAACAAACCCCAAACCTTCTGTGCGAATATCGATTTAGTCTTCTGTGTGTTGGCGTCAAAATCGCCTGAATTTCATGTGCGCTTCCTCGATCGTCTGCTCATCGCTGCGGAAGAAGGCGGGGTTGAACCTGTTATCGTGATTAATAAAATCGACGAGGGCATCGAACATTTAAGCGAATACCTCGCGTTATACCAAAATCTTGGCTATACCCTTGTGCTTGCTTCGGCACTGCATGGCGACGGGTTAGAGCAATTACGCGCGCTCGCCAAAGATAAATTGGTCGGACTCTGGGGCGCAAGCGGCGTGGGTAAGAGTACGCTTCTCAACGCGTTAGAGCCAAATATCCAACAAGAGACGGCGGCCGTCAACCGCAAGTGGAATCGTGGGAACCACACCACCAACTTCGCGACCTTCCTGCCCAAAAGCAACGGTGGTTACTGGGTGGATACCCCCGGTATGCGCGACTTTACGCCCTTTGTTCCCTCGCAAGAAGAGCTCGTCTTGGCGATGCCCGAGATCCAAGAGCTAGCGCACCACTGCCCCTTTAGCAATTGTCAACATCTCGATGAACAGGAGTGCGCCGTAAAAGACGGGGTGGAGCAAGGCACAATCGCCCTAACCCGTTACCAAAGCTACGTAAAAGTGCTAGAAGAGAGCACCAGCTACCGCAAAAAGTGGTAG
- a CDS encoding bifunctional 5,10-methylenetetrahydrofolate dehydrogenase/5,10-methenyltetrahydrofolate cyclohydrolase has product MQLLYGAPVAQQIEDDIALLKDRHQLNDVAIGLTIVVVGRDPASALYVRNKTKASERLGIIAQVLELAEDISSKELETQIRRLNENPDVHGILLQAPLPKHLPFDQAISWIDPYKDVDGFHPLNVGKLISDQAVLKPCTPAGIMRMLNFYQIKTTTNILVIGRSSIVGTPLALMLSRPGIDSTVTLAHSKTTNLEPLVRQHTLIISAVGKPIIPKEWLSTDAVVIDVGTVPMTDAQGKRYWVGDVDPQAICKAKSPVPKGVGPITVAMLMYNTVQAYLLQQGLR; this is encoded by the coding sequence ATGCAACTGCTTTATGGCGCACCTGTTGCGCAACAAATTGAGGATGATATCGCTCTCTTGAAGGATCGGCATCAATTAAACGATGTCGCTATTGGTTTGACCATCGTCGTGGTGGGTCGTGATCCGGCCAGTGCCTTGTATGTGCGTAATAAGACCAAGGCTTCGGAGCGTCTGGGCATTATCGCACAGGTACTAGAGCTAGCTGAAGATATTTCATCTAAGGAGTTGGAGACGCAGATCCGCAGGTTAAATGAGAATCCCGATGTGCATGGCATTTTGCTGCAAGCACCCCTACCCAAACATTTGCCTTTTGATCAAGCGATTAGTTGGATTGATCCCTATAAAGATGTGGATGGGTTTCACCCGCTCAATGTGGGTAAATTGATATCTGATCAAGCTGTGCTTAAACCTTGCACACCGGCGGGGATTATGCGCATGCTCAATTTTTATCAAATTAAAACAACAACAAATATCTTGGTTATTGGGCGCAGTTCGATCGTCGGTACGCCCTTAGCGCTGATGCTCTCTCGCCCCGGTATCGACTCTACGGTTACCCTAGCGCACAGCAAAACAACGAACCTTGAACCGTTGGTGCGTCAGCATACCCTGATTATTAGCGCCGTGGGCAAGCCGATTATCCCCAAAGAGTGGCTCTCTACGGATGCGGTGGTGATCGATGTGGGTACCGTACCCATGACCGACGCGCAAGGCAAGCGCTATTGGGTGGGCGATGTCGACCCGCAAGCTATCTGTAAGGCGAAGAGTCCCGTGCCCAAAGGCGTTGGCCCTATCACCGTGGCGATGTTGATGTACAATACCGTGCAGGCCTATCTTTTACAGCAGGGGTTACGATGA